From Hydrogenispora ethanolica, one genomic window encodes:
- a CDS encoding MarR family winged helix-turn-helix transcriptional regulator yields the protein MDFQTNSKFLREVIRRLERKLGLLDELEASCCGVTFAQCHAVVEIGRAGSISLNDLAATLALDKSTMNRTINHLVTHNLATREIDPRDRRYIMIQLTPSGRKAFQTIENSMEAFLPMYSTRFPKISGSKSSIA from the coding sequence ATGGATTTTCAAACCAATTCAAAATTCTTACGTGAAGTGATACGCCGATTAGAGAGAAAGCTAGGTTTGCTTGATGAACTGGAAGCGTCTTGTTGTGGGGTAACTTTTGCTCAGTGTCATGCGGTGGTGGAGATTGGTCGGGCAGGCAGTATCTCATTGAATGATTTAGCCGCGACTTTAGCTCTTGATAAGAGTACCATGAATCGCACCATCAATCATTTGGTCACCCATAACTTAGCAACCCGCGAGATTGATCCGCGGGATCGCCGCTATATCATGATTCAACTCACCCCAAGCGGAAGGAAAGCATTTCAAACCATTGAGAACAGTATGGAAGCCTTTTTGCCAATGTATTCGACTCGATTCCCGAAAATAAGCGGGAGCAAGTCATCGATAGCCTGA
- a CDS encoding carbohydrate ABC transporter permease: protein MGSSQRNQQSRQMYLNILALLVGLIFLFPLFWLLSSSFKMEAEIFQSPPSLLPSRLYLDPYLDQFKGQYNMFRSFLNSCIISGGTMALSVILSSMAAYGLARFTFRGRKILILSFLITQMLPATLILTPLFIIFNKLNFYNTFWGPMIADATIAIPFSVLMLRTYFLSIPKELDDSARVDGCNALMAFWKIMLPIAYPGAVVVAVFSFLFGWGDLIYANTFMNQQTLMPMTAGIYNFIGQYGVSWNRVMAFGALTVFPVVLIFILMQKYIVTGLTTGAVKG from the coding sequence ATGGGATCCAGCCAGCGAAATCAGCAGTCCCGCCAGATGTACCTAAATATCCTGGCGCTCCTGGTGGGCCTGATCTTTCTTTTCCCGTTATTCTGGCTATTATCCAGTTCCTTTAAGATGGAAGCGGAGATTTTTCAGTCTCCTCCCTCGTTGTTGCCGTCCCGGCTGTATTTGGACCCCTACCTGGATCAGTTCAAAGGCCAGTATAACATGTTCCGCTCCTTCCTGAACAGTTGCATTATCTCCGGCGGAACGATGGCCCTGAGCGTCATTCTGTCTTCCATGGCTGCCTACGGACTGGCCCGTTTTACCTTCCGGGGGCGGAAGATTTTGATTTTATCGTTTCTGATCACCCAGATGTTGCCGGCCACTCTGATCCTGACGCCGCTGTTTATCATTTTTAATAAGTTAAACTTCTATAATACCTTTTGGGGACCGATGATCGCCGATGCGACCATCGCCATCCCTTTCTCTGTCCTGATGCTGCGGACTTATTTTTTATCCATTCCCAAAGAACTCGATGATTCGGCCCGGGTCGACGGCTGCAACGCCTTGATGGCATTTTGGAAGATCATGCTGCCCATCGCCTATCCCGGCGCCGTCGTTGTCGCCGTTTTCTCGTTCCTTTTCGGCTGGGGCGATCTGATTTACGCCAACACCTTCATGAATCAACAGACGTTGATGCCGATGACGGCGGGGATCTACAACTTCATCGGCCAATACGGGGTTTCCTGGAACCGGGTGATGGCTTTTGGGGCGCTGACGGTATTTCCGGTCGTGCTGATCTTCATTTTGATGCAGAAGTATATTGTAACCGGATTGACCACTGGCGCCGTCAAAGGGTGA
- a CDS encoding glycoside hydrolase family 31 protein, whose amino-acid sequence MDYLFRSEGHRLICEYDSEQLWVEPWGRDSLRIRATHLAVMPMADWALLPAAAGDCQVSSSGRTASLVNGKIRADISAAGKITFSNRQGRILLQEYVRNRNDIREFCSALNMDAREFKAISGGNYQLTARFESEPEEKLFGMGQYQQPFLDIKNCTLELAHRNSQASVPFVLSSLGYGFLWNNPAIGRVTFGKNITEWTARSTPLLDYWITAGDTPAEIEEAYARATGTVPMMPDYAMGFCQCKLRYQTQEELLAVAREYKRRGLPISVIVIDFFHWPKQGEWRFDPDYWPDPEGMVRELRAMGIELMVSVWPTVDKTSAHYSEMLQKGYLIRTERGIRTSMDFMAETVFFDATHPGARQFVWQKAKANYYDKGIRLFWLDEAEPEYSVYDYDNYRYHLGTDLEIGNIYPVMYAKTFFDGMTGAGQQNVLNLIRCAWAGSQRYGALVWSGDIDSSFASLRNQLKAGLNMGLAGIPWWTTDIGGFHGGNPDDPAFRECVIRWFQYAAFCPVFRLHGDREPHAAPLGVSGGGLCSSGAANEVWSYGAEAYAIFAEYLFIRKRLRPYITRIMREAHERGTPPMRPLFYDFPADREAWNSEDQFMFGPELLVAPVLYESARSRKVYLPQGSLWRDAHNGQSYQGGQWVECDAPLAMIPLFLRDGAVLPIKE is encoded by the coding sequence ATGGACTATCTATTCCGAAGCGAGGGCCATCGTTTAATCTGCGAATACGACAGCGAGCAGTTATGGGTGGAGCCCTGGGGCCGGGACAGTCTGCGGATCCGGGCGACCCATCTGGCGGTCATGCCCATGGCGGACTGGGCATTGTTGCCGGCGGCGGCCGGCGATTGCCAGGTTTCCAGCAGCGGCCGGACGGCTTCGCTGGTCAACGGCAAAATCCGGGCCGATATTTCGGCCGCGGGAAAGATCACGTTCTCCAATCGGCAAGGCCGGATTCTACTGCAGGAATACGTCAGAAACCGCAATGACATCCGCGAATTTTGCAGCGCTTTAAATATGGACGCCCGGGAGTTCAAAGCGATTTCCGGCGGCAATTACCAACTGACCGCGCGCTTTGAATCGGAGCCCGAGGAGAAGCTCTTCGGGATGGGCCAGTATCAACAGCCGTTCCTCGATATCAAGAACTGCACCCTGGAGTTGGCCCACCGCAATTCCCAGGCCAGTGTCCCTTTTGTCTTGTCCAGCCTGGGTTACGGTTTTCTATGGAACAATCCCGCCATCGGGCGGGTGACTTTCGGCAAAAACATCACCGAGTGGACCGCCCGGTCCACCCCTTTGCTGGACTACTGGATCACCGCCGGCGACACGCCGGCCGAGATCGAGGAGGCGTATGCCCGGGCGACCGGAACCGTTCCGATGATGCCGGATTACGCCATGGGCTTCTGCCAGTGCAAGCTGCGCTACCAGACCCAGGAGGAGCTCCTTGCGGTCGCCCGGGAATACAAGCGGCGCGGCCTGCCCATTTCGGTGATTGTCATCGATTTCTTCCATTGGCCCAAGCAGGGGGAATGGCGGTTTGACCCGGATTATTGGCCCGATCCCGAGGGGATGGTCCGGGAACTGCGGGCGATGGGCATCGAACTGATGGTCTCCGTCTGGCCGACGGTGGATAAAACCAGCGCCCATTACTCGGAGATGCTGCAAAAAGGGTATTTGATCCGGACCGAGCGGGGCATCCGCACCAGCATGGACTTTATGGCCGAGACCGTCTTTTTTGACGCCACCCACCCGGGAGCGCGTCAGTTTGTCTGGCAAAAGGCGAAAGCCAATTACTACGATAAGGGGATCCGCCTCTTCTGGCTGGACGAGGCGGAACCGGAATATTCAGTTTACGATTATGACAACTACCGTTACCACTTGGGGACCGATCTGGAGATTGGCAATATTTATCCGGTCATGTACGCCAAGACGTTCTTTGACGGGATGACCGGGGCCGGCCAGCAAAACGTGCTCAACCTGATCCGTTGCGCCTGGGCGGGCAGCCAACGTTACGGGGCGCTGGTCTGGTCCGGCGACATCGATTCCAGTTTCGCCTCGCTCCGGAATCAGCTCAAGGCCGGCCTGAACATGGGGTTGGCGGGCATTCCCTGGTGGACCACTGATATCGGCGGATTTCACGGCGGTAACCCGGACGATCCCGCGTTCCGGGAATGCGTCATCCGCTGGTTCCAGTATGCCGCGTTCTGCCCGGTGTTCCGCTTGCACGGCGACAGAGAACCGCACGCGGCGCCGCTTGGGGTTAGCGGCGGCGGCCTGTGCTCCAGCGGCGCGGCCAATGAAGTCTGGAGCTACGGGGCAGAGGCGTATGCGATCTTTGCCGAGTACCTTTTCATTCGCAAACGGTTGCGTCCCTACATCACCCGAATTATGCGGGAGGCGCATGAGCGGGGGACTCCGCCGATGCGTCCGCTATTCTACGATTTCCCGGCTGACCGGGAGGCTTGGAATAGTGAAGACCAGTTCATGTTCGGCCCGGAACTGCTGGTCGCGCCGGTGCTTTACGAAAGCGCCCGGTCCCGGAAGGTCTATCTGCCGCAAGGAAGCCTATGGCGGGATGCGCATAACGGCCAGTCCTATCAGGGCGGACAATGGGTGGAGTGCGACGCTCCCTTGGCGATGATACCGCTGTTTCTTAGGGATGGCGCTGTTCTGCCAATTAAAGAATAA
- a CDS encoding carbohydrate ABC transporter permease produces MKQDCNADQNQLTGFWFVLPALLFMAAFIGYPIVYNLILSFQDVGVMTLNNPVKEWVGYRNYLQLLGDPLLKTVLANTFYYTIACIVLQFSIGFALALLFNRSFRLAKSIRSLIMIAWLMPVTITGLIFKFIFSTNGGLINEFLLGLHWLSKPIEWLLQPSTAIWALIITNTWIGIPFNMILLITGLSTIPREVYESASIDGASPWQQFIHVTAPLLKPAIEAVLILGFIYTFKVFDLVYVMTKGGPVNATEVLSTFSYRLSFTEFSFSKGAAVANILFIVLFMVSLGYLRLIREEEGM; encoded by the coding sequence ATGAAACAAGACTGCAACGCGGATCAAAACCAGCTCACCGGGTTCTGGTTTGTTCTGCCGGCGCTGCTGTTCATGGCGGCGTTTATCGGTTATCCGATCGTTTACAATCTGATTCTGAGCTTTCAGGATGTCGGGGTCATGACGCTGAACAATCCGGTCAAGGAATGGGTGGGATATCGCAATTATCTGCAGCTGCTGGGCGATCCCTTGCTCAAGACGGTGTTGGCCAATACCTTCTATTACACCATCGCGTGCATTGTTTTGCAATTCAGCATCGGATTCGCCCTGGCGCTGCTTTTTAATCGCTCGTTCCGTTTAGCCAAAAGTATCCGGAGCCTGATCATGATCGCCTGGCTGATGCCGGTGACCATCACCGGATTGATCTTTAAATTCATCTTCAGCACCAACGGCGGGCTCATCAATGAGTTTCTCCTGGGCCTGCACTGGCTGAGCAAACCCATTGAATGGCTGTTGCAGCCGAGCACCGCCATCTGGGCGCTGATTATTACCAATACCTGGATTGGCATTCCGTTCAACATGATCCTGCTGATCACCGGCTTGAGCACGATCCCCCGGGAGGTCTATGAGAGCGCCAGCATTGACGGGGCCAGTCCCTGGCAGCAATTCATCCATGTGACGGCCCCGCTGCTGAAACCGGCGATTGAGGCGGTGTTGATTCTGGGATTTATCTATACGTTCAAGGTGTTTGACCTGGTCTATGTCATGACCAAGGGCGGCCCGGTCAATGCCACCGAGGTGCTGTCCACCTTTTCATACCGGCTATCCTTCACGGAATTCAGCTTCAGCAAGGGGGCCGCGGTAGCCAACATCCTGTTTATCGTGCTTTTCATGGTCAGTTTGGGTTATTTGCGGTTGATCCGGGAAGAGGAGGGAATGTAG